A segment of the uncultured Desulfobulbus sp. genome:
GTTAATTCAAGGAGTCCCTGTCATGCACGAATTATCGCTCGCGCAAAGTCTGCTTGACCAACTCGTAACCCTCGCCAGAGAGCACAATGCTGAACATGTGACCCGTCTCTCTGTGACCATCGGTCCATTTTCGGGGATCGTTCGCGACAGCTTTGAGTTTGGTTTTAATATCCTCAAAGACGCGCAGCCCCTCACGAAAGATGCGGTTATGGTAGTGGAGACCCCTGATCCGGTCTATACCTGTCTGGATTGCAACAAGGTCTCAGTTATTCCCTTTGCGCAACCCGGTGAGGCAACTGAAATGAATCTTGGTGGCGGCTATCCCAAAAAGTGTCCCTGGTGCTGCCAAAACAGGCTTTCCCCCAAAGGGGGAACCGAACTTATTTTGAATCAAGTAGAAATGGAGTAGACACATGTGTGATACCTGCGGCTGTCAATTGCACGAACACCACCAGCACGACACCAAAGTCGTTGAGGTCAATAAAAGCCTGCTCGAGGCGAACCAGAAACAGGCTCATTCCAATCGGCACCACATTGAGTCCATGGGGGCGCTGGCAATCAACATGATTTCCAGCCCCGGCTCTGGAAAGACCACGTTGCTTGAGCGGACCATCGAGGCCTTAAAAGACACGGTCAAAATCGGTGTAATCGAGGGGGATATTGAAACCGAGCGGGACGCAGACCGGATTCGTGCCAAAGGTATTCCAGCGGTACAGCTGACCACCGGCGGAGCCTGTCATCTGGATGCTCCCATGGTCCATGGTGGCTTGCATGTCTTGGAGCATTTTGCAAAAGGAGAAGGGTTTGATCTCATCTTCATCGAGAACGTAGGAAATCTGGTCTGCCCTTCCACCTTTGACCTGGGCGAGCATCGACGGATTATCCTGCTCTCCGTTCCGGAAGGCTCAGACAAACCAGCCAAGTATCCCACCACCTTTCGTGGAGCTGATCTGGTCTTGATCACCAAGATGGATTTACTGCCCCATTTTGATTTTTCCGTGGAAGAAGCGAAAAAAGAGACCCTGACCCTGAAACCCGATGTGCCGATTATTGAGCTTTCCTCGACAACCGGTGACGGCTTTGAGCAGTGGATTGACTATTTGAAGCAGATGCTGAAGAAATAATCACGATTTCTGTGACGGTGGGTGAGGGGCTATCGTTTGCACTTCACCAAACCAGCCCAAGCAATAAAACGATTACCACCGAACCTCAGTTCCCAGTATATGTTGCCGAACATACCTGTAACAAGAGGTACTGATTCTGGTAGGGTGGGCACGTTTTTTTTGTGCCCACCGAAAGCCCTTTCCTCTACAGAAGATATTGGCCAGAACCCCTGAACCGGTGGGCAGAAAACAGCGCTCTGCCCACCCTACAGAGGGGTTACTCTGCCGTCTCAATCAGCTCCGCTTCAGTAGGGAGACGATCATAGATTTCTCCGGCAGGCCCGATCCACCTGTGCCCTTCACGTTTGAGCACCACCTGCATCTCTCCTGTTTTTTTGTGCGCTACAATGCTCACCATATCTGGTGCCATCATTGGGTGAGGCAGGACCTCGGAGCGTAGCGGGGGAGGTCCCATGGGGGCTGGATCACCATGCGGATGTCCCAGAGGAGAGGGGACGACCATGTACCCGGCCTGTTCCTGTGGACCAGGTCCATTTGGTTGATTTTTTTACAGATGCCCCCTCGTAATTGACTGCGACTATAGTACGGGGTGGAGCTGGTTTGCTTCAAGACGATGTTTGTTCCAATTGCATAAAATTAGGTTAATTTATGTTGAAATTTCCATCGTACTTGATGGGTATATTTCTCCGCATTCGATGAATATCTCAAAAATAATCCTTGATTCAGTAAGGCCTTCTGCTTGGCCCTCTATCCTCTCTGTGGTATAGACTTTGCCTGACAGCTAGGATTTTGCATCATCCACGCATCCGTAAGCTTCCATATGCTGTCGCGGATAGAAGGGGAACCTCCGCTGGTACAAGCGGGACTCAACATTTTAGGTTGTAAGTTCAGGAAAGGAGAAGGAGATGGAAATTAACAAGATTGTCGTCACCGATCTCATCATGAGCGGAAGACTGTTTCAAGAAGATGGCTACGATCTGGCACAAAGTGCAGATAATCTTGCCGAACTCAAGGGGCAGATCATCATGAACTTCATGCAGGAGAACTATCCAGACATTGAGGTCTACGCCGACATTGCCATTCAAACTGAGGATCAGGGAAATCGTCCCTTGGAGGTGCTGGCCTATAATGAGGGGGGAGAGGTTATTCAGGCAGCTTCAGCATCCCTGCAGCAGCAGTTGACCACAATCATTGCCGATAAAACGGCTGATGGTTCCTGGGCCGTTCGGATTCAATAATTTGGGATGTGAGGGTGTCTTGAATAATTAGATTTGTAATCAAGGTCAAGGCATGCGTACAATTTTACCGCAGGCATATGCATAGCATTCCGAGGAT
Coding sequences within it:
- a CDS encoding hydrogenase maturation nickel metallochaperone HypA, with the protein product MHELSLAQSLLDQLVTLAREHNAEHVTRLSVTIGPFSGIVRDSFEFGFNILKDAQPLTKDAVMVVETPDPVYTCLDCNKVSVIPFAQPGEATEMNLGGGYPKKCPWCCQNRLSPKGGTELILNQVEME
- the hypB gene encoding hydrogenase nickel incorporation protein HypB — encoded protein: MCDTCGCQLHEHHQHDTKVVEVNKSLLEANQKQAHSNRHHIESMGALAINMISSPGSGKTTLLERTIEALKDTVKIGVIEGDIETERDADRIRAKGIPAVQLTTGGACHLDAPMVHGGLHVLEHFAKGEGFDLIFIENVGNLVCPSTFDLGEHRRIILLSVPEGSDKPAKYPTTFRGADLVLITKMDLLPHFDFSVEEAKKETLTLKPDVPIIELSSTTGDGFEQWIDYLKQMLKK